One window of Armatimonadota bacterium genomic DNA carries:
- a CDS encoding ATP-binding protein: MKFNSVRFQLTLWNIGVLALVLFGFLAVMHFSVRSYLLSETDHRLSGMAHRHLEMMSKKVPNNLPPPPKDDAASEKKHFRPMVHQFDLKGRQVIPYWDMQETKEPPWDKKAFEKAVAGERIFTTIATDDTILRVLSLPVKKRGTVTGVVQVAASFAEVQVMLESLTMTLTILVPVALLVAGIGGLFLTSRALKPIRQMGEKAGAISDSDLSQRLPVIGADEFAHLAATINGMLARLDKAFKQLKDAFDRERRFTSDASHELRTPLTAIKANTSLALLAERTPEQYREAIANIDASADAMSRLVQDLLLLARSDAGQLARDFQGVDPHDLFDNALAIVRRSKSDAKVTVDVADSIGLIHGDMEHLNRLVINLLENALRHTASDGEITLHAHRRETMVELTVTDTGCGIAPEHLPHLGERFYRVDAARAKKSGGAGLGLAICRSIVEAHSGSISIESSPGSGTCVTVTLPSVRNI; encoded by the coding sequence ATGAAGTTCAACTCCGTCAGATTTCAACTTACATTGTGGAATATAGGGGTGCTGGCGCTGGTCTTATTTGGATTCCTTGCCGTAATGCACTTTTCGGTGCGCTCTTATCTGCTCTCTGAGACTGACCACCGGCTCTCCGGTATGGCGCATCGGCATCTTGAGATGATGTCAAAAAAAGTGCCGAATAATCTTCCTCCTCCGCCAAAAGATGACGCCGCCTCCGAAAAGAAGCACTTTCGGCCAATGGTTCATCAGTTCGATCTCAAGGGCAGACAGGTGATCCCTTACTGGGATATGCAGGAGACAAAAGAGCCGCCGTGGGACAAAAAAGCATTTGAAAAAGCGGTGGCTGGTGAACGGATCTTTACAACAATCGCGACGGACGATACGATATTGCGGGTCCTCTCTCTTCCTGTCAAAAAGAGAGGGACCGTCACGGGAGTTGTTCAGGTTGCCGCGTCTTTTGCCGAGGTCCAGGTCATGCTCGAGAGCTTGACAATGACCCTGACGATCCTTGTGCCGGTCGCACTGCTGGTCGCAGGTATCGGGGGACTGTTCCTGACAAGCCGCGCGCTAAAACCGATCAGGCAGATGGGTGAGAAGGCCGGAGCGATAAGTGACAGTGACCTTTCTCAGCGCCTGCCGGTAATCGGCGCGGATGAGTTCGCCCATCTTGCGGCTACAATAAACGGCATGCTCGCAAGGCTCGATAAAGCTTTCAAACAGCTCAAAGACGCTTTTGATCGAGAGAGGCGCTTCACCTCAGATGCCTCTCACGAACTCCGCACTCCCCTGACAGCCATAAAGGCGAACACTTCACTGGCGCTGCTTGCCGAGAGGACGCCGGAACAGTATCGTGAGGCAATAGCCAATATAGATGCGTCGGCGGACGCTATGAGCCGTCTTGTCCAGGATCTGCTGCTGTTGGCGCGTTCGGACGCCGGGCAGTTGGCTCGGGACTTCCAGGGCGTGGACCCTCATGACCTGTTCGATAATGCTCTGGCCATTGTCCGCCGAAGCAAAAGTGATGCGAAAGTGACTGTAGATGTTGCGGATTCGATCGGTCTCATACATGGGGATATGGAACACCTCAATCGTCTTGTAATCAATCTGCTTGAAAATGCCCTGCGACACACGGCTTCGGATGGCGAGATAACCCTGCACGCACATAGGCGGGAAACAATGGTGGAACTGACTGTGACGGACACCGGGTGCGGGATTGCCCCCGAGCATCTGCCGCATTTGGGTGAGAGGTTTTATCGTGTAGATGCGGCTCGCGCGAAAAAAAGCGGCGGCGCGGGTCTGGGTCTGGCAATCTGCCGCAGTATTGTGGAGGCTCACAGCGGTTCGATTAGTATCGAAAGCTCACCGGGCAGTGGGACCTGTGTTACAGTCACTCTTCCATCGGTAAGAAATATATAG
- a CDS encoding PspA/IM30 family protein — translation MFGRLWRYLKALFLGKLDELENPEVLLQEAAREMRENLAANRQRAVTAITQKNNLKSLMDEQEKRVAQLEAQAEMAVKRGDRDLARRVLREKMTFEETIVTTRTSYDQAVEASEAIKIAIRRQEETVRQRTAEALAKKAQWKQAQIQIEIDKALNGLTFEAESSAWERAGEKIRTAQSEAAARAELSQASIQAKIAGLQDDAVDAQAEKALEELEQKMATPTAEVETQQTVQAGQSSESDVERQLAELEAKLGEAPTETPEQIQSQEEQPGQKQE, via the coding sequence ATGTTCGGAAGACTGTGGCGCTACCTCAAGGCCTTATTCCTGGGAAAATTGGACGAGCTGGAAAATCCGGAGGTTCTGCTTCAAGAAGCTGCGCGGGAGATGCGGGAAAATCTCGCCGCCAACCGCCAGCGGGCCGTCACCGCAATCACTCAGAAAAACAACCTCAAGTCGCTTATGGACGAGCAGGAAAAGCGCGTCGCGCAGCTTGAGGCGCAGGCCGAAATGGCCGTCAAACGCGGCGACCGCGACCTTGCGCGGCGAGTTCTTCGAGAGAAGATGACGTTCGAGGAGACAATCGTCACCACACGCACCAGCTATGATCAGGCAGTCGAGGCGTCCGAGGCCATCAAAATCGCGATCCGCAGGCAGGAAGAGACAGTCCGCCAGCGCACAGCCGAGGCGCTTGCCAAGAAGGCTCAATGGAAACAGGCTCAGATCCAGATCGAGATCGACAAGGCCCTCAACGGCCTGACATTCGAGGCCGAATCCTCCGCATGGGAGCGCGCAGGCGAGAAGATACGCACCGCGCAGTCCGAGGCCGCAGCGCGTGCCGAACTATCGCAGGCCAGCATTCAGGCGAAGATAGCCGGTCTGCAGGATGACGCCGTTGATGCCCAGGCTGAAAAGGCCCTGGAGGAACTCGAACAAAAGATGGCGACTCCGACAGCCGAAGTCGAGACTCAGCAGACCGTTCAAGCCGGCCAGAGCAGCGAAAGCGACGTCGAGCGTCAACTCGCCGAGCTTGAAGCGAAGCTGGGTGAGGCTCCGACCGAAACACCGGAGCAAATACAATCACAAGAAGAGCAGCCGGGGCAAAAGCAGGAGTAA
- the ftsX gene encoding permease-like cell division protein FtsX — protein sequence MNLRNIEFVIQEAFTGIWRNGLMAFASISTIALSLGVLGAFVLAALGANNFAAAQIGRFQIAVFMHGDADRDLTNETAARIRKMNGVGSVLVRDRDKEWRDFKSLHPDINSAGLPTNVLPYAMDVKVTDPDRLPVIASRIRSMGGIDTVREGRETFQRVMAGAQVVKAISFAGVIMLLITTAFIISNAIRLTLYARRREIRIMQLVGATNEFIRLPLVIEGIVFGIAGALVAWCLLRIGSTYMAYAAEKVTPLLGKVSSGLGPGAQVLSLVMLGAVIGAAGSFVSIRRFLRD from the coding sequence GTGAACCTTAGAAACATAGAATTTGTAATTCAGGAAGCATTTACCGGCATATGGCGAAACGGCCTTATGGCTTTCGCGTCGATATCTACAATCGCCCTCTCGCTCGGTGTGCTGGGAGCATTCGTGCTGGCTGCGTTGGGCGCGAACAATTTCGCCGCTGCGCAGATCGGCAGGTTCCAGATAGCCGTGTTTATGCATGGTGATGCCGACCGTGATCTCACCAATGAGACCGCCGCGCGCATTCGCAAGATGAACGGTGTCGGCAGCGTGTTGGTTCGTGATCGCGACAAAGAATGGCGCGATTTTAAGAGCCTGCATCCCGATATCAACTCGGCAGGCTTGCCGACCAACGTTTTGCCTTATGCGATGGATGTGAAGGTCACCGATCCTGACCGGCTTCCGGTGATTGCGTCACGAATACGCTCTATGGGCGGGATCGACACCGTTCGTGAGGGACGTGAGACCTTTCAGCGGGTAATGGCGGGCGCTCAGGTTGTCAAGGCAATAAGCTTTGCAGGCGTCATTATGCTTTTGATCACAACGGCATTTATAATCAGTAACGCTATCAGGCTTACTCTTTATGCACGCCGCCGCGAGATACGGATAATGCAGCTTGTCGGCGCTACAAACGAGTTCATAAGGCTGCCTTTAGTTATCGAAGGCATCGTCTTTGGAATCGCCGGAGCGCTTGTGGCATGGTGCCTGCTCAGGATCGGCTCGACATATATGGCATATGCCGCCGAGAAGGTGACTCCGCTGCTCGGTAAGGTATCCAGCGGACTTGGACCCGGGGCTCAGGTATTGTCCCTGGTGATGCTCGGCGCTGTGATAGGCGCTGCGGGAAGCTTCGTATCCATCAGGCGGTTTTTGAGAGACTGA
- the ftsE gene encoding cell division ATP-binding protein FtsE encodes MIHLQGVSVEYPNGVRALKEIDLSINKGEFVFVVGSTGSGKSTFLRLLYREILPSYGSVIVDGEDVTLLNSSQVPFLRRKLGIVFQDFKLLPQKNLWENLAFALRVIGINPRDIRRRIGDVLDLVGLTHRCDSFPNQMSGGEQQRAAIARALINHPTILIADEPTGNLDPATSWEIMQLLEQINIRGTTILVATHDSQIVDKMKKRVIQLESGTLVRDVNKGMYQYCEP; translated from the coding sequence ATGATACATCTACAAGGTGTCTCGGTCGAATATCCGAACGGTGTCCGAGCGCTAAAAGAAATCGATTTATCAATTAATAAGGGTGAGTTCGTCTTCGTTGTTGGTTCCACCGGCAGTGGAAAGTCGACATTTCTTCGGCTGCTCTATCGTGAAATACTGCCAAGTTATGGAAGCGTGATTGTCGATGGCGAGGATGTCACTCTTCTGAACTCATCGCAAGTTCCTTTTCTGCGTCGTAAACTGGGAATCGTGTTCCAGGACTTCAAGCTGCTTCCTCAAAAAAATCTTTGGGAGAATCTTGCCTTTGCGCTGCGTGTGATCGGCATAAATCCCAGGGACATACGACGCAGGATCGGCGATGTGCTCGACCTTGTCGGTCTTACTCACCGGTGCGATTCTTTTCCGAACCAGATGTCTGGCGGTGAGCAGCAGAGGGCGGCGATCGCCCGCGCTCTTATCAATCACCCGACTATCCTCATTGCCGACGAGCCTACCGGAAACCTCGATCCCGCGACTTCGTGGGAGATTATGCAACTGCTTGAACAGATCAACATTCGTGGAACGACAATCCTAGTAGCAACTCATGACAGTCAAATAGTGGACAAGATGAAAAAGAGAGTCATTCAACTCGAATCAGGTACGCTCGTCCGCGATGTCAATAAAGGTATGTATCAATACTGTGAACCTTAG
- a CDS encoding LptF/LptG family permease: protein MKTIDKYVAREMMVPFVAGFAVVLILLVGNIIYNSIDLIVSRISQWPDLLYYILLQTPYWVMLALPAGALFGCTLAVSRLARDSEITMMRMAGVSVRRIFLPVFIVGALTSIVAFVFQERVTVWTQREGVKVLKRIYLAPGPIPIQANIFFQADQYYFYVNRVERINGKTTLFDLMAYEPPVGNGFPTLTTAKSAIEENHVWYLKDGTIYRVANNGDPELIGHFKRMKLDLRRAVTDYFIQEQNIPEAMSINELRGEMNKLKQSGQKSDSYQLEYGYKLAIPLSSLVLLLCVAPLSLRFGRGGGFMGVLIGIVVLFFYWNVILFSRVLGKTGGLPPGLAGWSEVIIFTILGIYLMWKTE from the coding sequence ATGAAAACTATAGATAAATACGTCGCAAGAGAAATGATGGTTCCGTTTGTTGCCGGGTTCGCGGTCGTCCTCATTCTCCTTGTCGGCAACATCATCTATAACAGCATTGATCTAATAGTAAGCAGAATCAGCCAGTGGCCGGACCTGCTCTACTATATACTCCTGCAGACGCCTTACTGGGTCATGCTCGCGCTTCCCGCTGGTGCGCTGTTCGGATGCACGCTGGCTGTGAGCAGGTTGGCGCGCGACAGTGAGATCACCATGATGCGAATGGCAGGTGTCAGCGTGCGGCGAATATTCCTGCCTGTTTTTATAGTCGGAGCGCTGACCAGCATAGTCGCGTTTGTCTTTCAGGAAAGGGTGACCGTCTGGACCCAACGCGAGGGCGTAAAAGTGCTTAAGCGCATCTATCTTGCCCCGGGTCCAATACCGATCCAGGCCAATATCTTCTTTCAGGCAGACCAATATTATTTTTACGTGAACAGGGTCGAGCGAATAAACGGCAAGACCACACTGTTCGATCTGATGGCATACGAGCCTCCGGTCGGAAACGGATTCCCCACCCTGACCACTGCGAAATCCGCGATTGAAGAAAACCATGTCTGGTACCTGAAAGACGGCACGATATATCGCGTTGCAAATAACGGCGACCCGGAGCTTATCGGTCATTTTAAGAGGATGAAGCTCGATCTGAGGCGCGCTGTGACAGACTATTTCATTCAGGAACAAAACATCCCTGAGGCAATGTCTATTAATGAGCTTAGAGGTGAGATGAACAAGCTCAAGCAAAGCGGCCAAAAATCCGACAGCTATCAGCTTGAATACGGTTACAAACTCGCTATTCCTCTGAGCTCGCTCGTGCTGCTGCTGTGTGTGGCTCCGCTTAGTCTTCGTTTCGGGCGAGGCGGAGGCTTTATGGGAGTGCTTATCGGGATCGTTGTGCTCTTCTTTTATTGGAACGTGATCCTGTTTAGCCGCGTGCTCGGCAAAACAGGCGGCCTGCCGCCCGGCCTGGCGGGTTGGAGCGAAGTAATCATCTTTACAATACTCGGCATATACCTCATGTGGAAAACCGAATGA